From a region of the uncultured Desulfatiglans sp. genome:
- a CDS encoding hypothetical protein (Evidence 5 : Unknown function) has product MGSRKKLLSKLRLSDLNALSLFILVRFLSDINQVPLCENRFQVFTQECCRVNRPARCERGWSAVFSHRARRATARINN; this is encoded by the coding sequence TTGGGTTCCAGAAAAAAGCTTCTAAGCAAACTGCGGCTGAGTGATTTGAACGCTCTGTCTCTGTTTATCTTGGTGCGTTTTCTATCTGATATCAATCAAGTTCCGCTTTGCGAAAACCGATTTCAGGTGTTCACTCAGGAGTGCTGCCGAGTGAATCGACCCGCTCGATGTGAGCGCGGCTGGTCTGCGGTTTTCTCTCACAGGGCGCGTCGTGCCACTGCACGTATAAATAATTAA
- a CDS encoding Putative ferredoxin (fragment) (Evidence 3 : Putative function from multiple computational evidences): protein MIEGVAFIDDDKCIRCGVCHNVCPNDAVRHDGERIPDEVAANLNWVKTLLSHEYYFDDIEKQRQLINRLQRYFLKNKKVAEKTMEEIEKLVV from the coding sequence ATGATAGAGGGTGTGGCCTTTATAGACGATGATAAGTGCATCCGATGTGGTGTTTGCCACAATGTATGTCCAAATGATGCTGTGCGCCATGATGGTGAGCGTATTCCGGATGAAGTTGCAGCAAATTTAAATTGGGTAAAAACACTTTTGTCACATGAATATTATTTTGATGATATAGAAAAGCAAAGGCAGCTTATTAATCGTTTGCAGCGATATTTTCTTAAAAATAAGAAAGTAGCCGAAAAAACCATGGAAGAAATTGAAAAATTGGTTGTTTAA
- a CDS encoding hypothetical protein (Evidence 5 : Unknown function), translating to MQKNNKSNRLHLTSTDVSHFEIITHYNSNGGNNHLNYTNN from the coding sequence ATGCAAAAAAACAATAAAAGCAACAGATTGCATTTGACATCCACGGATGTCAGTCATTTTGAAATCATTACCCACTATAATTCAAACGGAGGAAACAATCATTTAAATTATACCAATAATTAA
- a CDS encoding hypothetical protein (Evidence 5 : Unknown function) has translation MEATVEAYEAGASIVHLHPRNPYTGKGENRPEWYAEAVSGIRERCDIIVNVSTGGMGRRVDGDWLYKEIPEESVKGRIGVIPVLVANPETKPDIASFNAGSPVIDIYNRKTDEFLLKFVMVQSFPDMVHMAQVMKEHGVKPELECYDIGMINNCKVLKELGYLEEPLYFQCVLGVLGQIPATVENLQYNDHDVPGFGVGPSYLVEIN, from the coding sequence GTGGAGGCGACGGTCGAGGCCTATGAGGCAGGGGCATCGATCGTCCACCTTCATCCGAGAAACCCGTATACTGGGAAAGGGGAAAACAGGCCGGAGTGGTATGCGGAGGCCGTTTCGGGTATACGCGAACGCTGCGATATCATCGTCAATGTCTCTACGGGGGGTATGGGGCGGCGCGTCGACGGTGACTGGCTCTACAAAGAAATACCCGAAGAGTCGGTGAAGGGAAGGATAGGCGTCATCCCGGTATTGGTGGCAAACCCTGAAACGAAACCAGACATCGCCTCATTCAACGCGGGATCGCCGGTAATCGATATTTACAACAGGAAGACGGACGAGTTTCTGCTCAAATTCGTCATGGTCCAAAGTTTTCCAGATATGGTTCACATGGCGCAGGTCATGAAGGAGCATGGCGTCAAACCTGAGCTGGAATGCTACGATATCGGGATGATCAACAACTGCAAGGTTTTGAAAGAATTGGGGTACCTGGAGGAGCCCCTCTACTTCCAGTGTGTCCTGGGTGTCCTCGGGCAGATCCCGGCCACGGTGGAAAACCTTCAGTATAATGATCATGATGTTCCCGGTTTTGGGGTCGGACCAAGTTATCTAGTTGAAATTAATTGA
- a CDS encoding transposase → MPRANRYYISGHAWHLTHRCHKREYLLKFARDRQVWIHWLFEAKKRYGLTILNYTVTSNHIHLLVYDQNGGDTIPKSIQLIAGRTAQEYNQRKNRNGAFWEDRYHATAVQTDIHLIQCLVYIDLNMVRAGVVKHPCDWPYGGYREIQKNPKRYRLIDREVLMRLLGIKDSDQLALSHRRWVERMLQTTENVREERWTESVAVGNLYFIEDIKEKLGERGVGRKVVERRESCELRECQFPYNGESDPENPVLRLENEIFWDDSQLISTR, encoded by the coding sequence ATGCCCAGGGCAAACCGATACTACATTTCAGGTCACGCATGGCATCTCACACACAGATGCCATAAAAGGGAGTATCTGCTGAAATTTGCTAGGGATCGACAGGTTTGGATCCATTGGCTTTTCGAGGCGAAAAAGCGCTATGGATTGACCATCCTAAATTACACTGTAACATCCAATCACATTCACTTGCTTGTCTATGACCAAAACGGTGGAGATACGATTCCAAAAAGTATTCAGTTGATCGCAGGGCGTACAGCTCAAGAGTATAATCAAAGAAAGAACCGAAATGGCGCTTTTTGGGAAGATCGCTACCATGCAACAGCCGTACAAACAGATATTCATTTGATTCAATGTCTTGTCTACATAGATTTGAACATGGTCAGGGCGGGCGTGGTCAAGCATCCATGTGACTGGCCCTACGGAGGCTATAGAGAAATCCAGAAGAATCCAAAGCGATACAGATTGATCGACCGTGAAGTATTAATGCGCTTGCTCGGCATTAAAGACAGCGATCAATTGGCACTGTCACACCGAAGATGGGTCGAGAGGATGCTTCAGACGACGGAAAATGTTCGGGAAGAGAGATGGACAGAGAGCGTCGCTGTTGGAAATCTGTATTTTATTGAAGACATAAAAGAAAAATTGGGTGAAAGAGGAGTCGGCAGGAAAGTCGTGGAAAGGAGAGAAAGCTGTGAACTCAGAGAGTGCCAGTTTCCTTATAATGGCGAATCTGACCCCGAAAACCCGGTTTTAAGGCTTGAAAACGAGATATTTTGGGATGATAGTCAATTAATTTCAACTAGATAA
- a CDS encoding hypothetical protein (Evidence 5 : Unknown function) yields the protein MPSCYTRLPMSSLFRLCFWLPEFQPPESPTYVSLMAEGSCVFFSPLPNSVHCEKRIRQEKVSSRR from the coding sequence ATGCCGTCCTGCTACACCAGGCTGCCCATGTCGTCTCTCTTTAGACTATGCTTCTGGCTGCCGGAATTTCAGCCCCCCGAATCGCCGACCTACGTGTCATTAATGGCCGAAGGATCTTGTGTGTTCTTCAGCCCGCTTCCCAACAGTGTCCATTGTGAAAAACGCATCCGGCAAGAGAAAGTTTCCAGTCGGAGGTAA
- a CDS encoding Imidazole glycerol phosphate synthase subunit hisH, with translation MITFLDYGAGNVRSVINAIEKLGESVRIVRNGADLLAAERLIFPGVGHFANMIRTLEEKDLIEPLRAYLRAGRPFLGICLGLQALFEGSEEAPGVPGLGIIPGRVRRFDVDLAVPHIGWNGFRALQSSTILSGLRGDEKFYFVHSYHVVPRDESVVLTRTDYGIPFVSSIQQGNVIATQFHPEKSGKDGLRILRNFLECARPALPELSGRSASTRLAKRIIACLDVRSDDRGDLVVTKGDRYDVREEGAVRNLGKPVELARRYYEDGADEITFLNITGFRDFPLEDMPMLEVLRQTSLNVFVPLTIGGGIRDYTDENGRRYSSLEVASEYFRSGADKVSIGSDAVLIVEAYLKERRKTGRSAIEEIARVYGSQAVVISIDPRRVYVRSPEEVRHHVIETATPGPGGERFCWYQCTIKGGREGREVDAVTLARACEELGAGEILLNCIDRDGTHLGFDIELINAVKGAVTIPVIASSGAGSAEHFLEVFTRTKVESALAAGIFHREDVPIAAVKRHLQSKVEIRGVGPR, from the coding sequence ATGATCACTTTTCTGGACTACGGCGCAGGAAACGTGCGCAGTGTGATAAACGCCATCGAGAAACTCGGAGAAAGCGTCCGGATCGTTCGGAACGGCGCAGACCTGCTCGCTGCGGAGCGCCTGATATTCCCGGGCGTAGGACATTTTGCCAACATGATCCGGACGCTCGAGGAAAAGGACCTCATCGAACCCCTGCGCGCTTACCTCCGCGCCGGACGGCCTTTCCTCGGCATATGCCTCGGCCTGCAGGCCTTGTTCGAGGGGAGCGAAGAGGCGCCCGGGGTGCCGGGGCTCGGCATCATCCCCGGGAGGGTCCGGCGCTTCGATGTCGACCTCGCGGTTCCTCACATCGGCTGGAACGGGTTCAGAGCTCTGCAGTCTTCGACCATTCTGAGCGGCCTGCGCGGCGACGAAAAATTCTATTTCGTCCACTCATACCACGTCGTGCCCCGGGACGAATCGGTGGTTCTGACCCGCACCGATTACGGAATCCCCTTTGTCAGCAGCATCCAGCAGGGAAACGTCATCGCCACGCAGTTTCACCCTGAAAAGAGCGGAAAGGACGGCCTCAGGATCCTGAGAAACTTCCTCGAATGCGCGCGCCCGGCGCTCCCCGAGCTTTCCGGACGATCGGCGAGCACGCGGCTCGCCAAACGGATCATCGCCTGCCTGGATGTGCGCAGCGACGACCGCGGAGACCTGGTAGTCACGAAGGGGGACCGTTACGACGTCCGCGAGGAGGGTGCGGTGCGGAACCTCGGTAAGCCCGTGGAGCTGGCGCGGCGCTATTACGAGGATGGCGCCGACGAGATCACCTTCCTCAACATCACGGGCTTCCGGGACTTCCCGCTCGAAGACATGCCGATGCTGGAGGTGCTCCGGCAGACATCCCTGAATGTCTTCGTGCCGCTCACCATCGGGGGAGGAATTCGGGACTACACGGACGAGAACGGCCGCCGCTACTCATCCCTCGAAGTGGCCTCCGAGTATTTCCGCTCGGGCGCTGACAAGGTTTCCATCGGCAGCGACGCCGTTCTGATCGTCGAGGCCTACCTGAAGGAACGGCGGAAAACGGGCCGGAGCGCCATCGAGGAAATCGCGCGGGTTTATGGCAGCCAGGCCGTCGTCATCTCAATCGACCCTCGGCGCGTCTATGTCCGATCCCCTGAAGAGGTGAGACACCACGTCATCGAAACCGCAACCCCCGGCCCGGGCGGCGAGCGCTTCTGCTGGTACCAGTGCACCATCAAAGGCGGCCGCGAGGGGCGGGAGGTCGATGCGGTGACCCTGGCGCGCGCATGTGAAGAGTTGGGTGCGGGGGAGATCCTCCTGAACTGCATCGACCGGGACGGCACCCACCTCGGGTTCGACATCGAACTCATCAACGCCGTCAAAGGCGCCGTAACCATCCCGGTGATCGCCTCTAGCGGCGCCGGCAGCGCCGAGCACTTCCTGGAGGTCTTCACCCGCACAAAGGTCGAATCGGCCCTGGCCGCCGGTATCTTCCACCGCGAAGACGTCCCCATCGCCGCCGTCAAACGCCACCTCCAATCCAAAGTCGAAATCCGTGGGGTCGGACCAAGGTAA
- a CDS encoding conserved hypothetical protein (Evidence 4 : Unknown function but conserved in other organisms) gives MESKIAKAIGLKYNPVAVILADRKPENALQFKKGKWGCVMFMFANAARGKTAAFDKETYGCWGGGVGLGFGNAYLQFPGGVECFAHFLSSGNIHSDKGKEVARALEASAGKAFMDEFLEGEGYVKTPELVEQFLDVLPMRDTGSKYLLFKPLPATDPALETPETVVFAANPDQISALVILANYAREGIENVAIPWAAGCQTIGILPFKEAESANPRAVVGLTDISARKYVRKLLGAEYLSFAMPWKMFLEMEDNVEGSFLERGTWRSLR, from the coding sequence ATGGAATCGAAAATCGCCAAGGCCATCGGCCTCAAGTACAACCCGGTCGCCGTGATCCTGGCCGATCGGAAACCCGAGAACGCCCTGCAGTTCAAGAAGGGGAAATGGGGATGCGTGATGTTCATGTTCGCCAACGCCGCGAGAGGCAAGACAGCCGCGTTCGACAAGGAAACCTACGGCTGTTGGGGCGGGGGCGTGGGGCTCGGGTTCGGGAACGCCTACCTTCAGTTTCCCGGCGGGGTCGAGTGCTTCGCCCATTTCCTGTCTTCCGGCAATATCCATTCGGACAAGGGCAAGGAAGTCGCCCGCGCGCTGGAAGCCTCCGCGGGGAAGGCATTCATGGACGAATTCCTCGAGGGCGAGGGGTATGTAAAAACCCCTGAGCTGGTGGAACAATTCTTGGATGTACTTCCCATGCGGGACACCGGTTCGAAATATCTGCTCTTCAAGCCTCTCCCGGCAACCGATCCCGCCCTCGAAACGCCGGAGACCGTGGTCTTCGCCGCCAACCCGGATCAGATCTCGGCCTTGGTGATCCTGGCCAACTACGCGAGGGAAGGCATCGAAAACGTCGCCATCCCCTGGGCCGCCGGGTGCCAGACCATCGGCATCCTGCCGTTCAAGGAGGCCGAGTCCGCCAACCCCCGGGCCGTCGTAGGACTGACGGACATATCGGCCAGAAAATATGTCCGCAAGCTCCTGGGGGCGGAGTATCTCTCGTTCGCCATGCCCTGGAAAATGTTTCTCGAGATGGAGGACAACGTGGAAGGCAGCTTCCTGGAGCGGGGGACCTGGCGGTCTCTTCGGTAG
- a CDS encoding conserved hypothetical protein (Evidence 4 : Unknown function but conserved in other organisms), producing MNEWIEMGRKLRERINPSTMPVAVSFLAKEDQIPQKARRPLRDLGVKMAPCQGAAMARLYGWTVAFTRVDVGCAIAAHTYGWERVGDPAGPVDFFTRMNYAANDASAVRMFEGFRLLEAEHDPIVLYSPLEKAVMPPDVVLVYVNPAQLMRLIHGCTFLSGEPIQGSFSGRAASCTEGVIGAWLDQDAKVVVPGNGDRVWAACQDHEMVMAIHAARLAELVEGLERTHEKGIRYPVPAYMRFQPEVAFSTPLADIFKGRKERP from the coding sequence ATGAACGAGTGGATAGAGATGGGGCGGAAGCTCAGGGAGCGGATCAATCCGTCCACCATGCCCGTGGCGGTGAGCTTCCTGGCGAAGGAGGACCAGATCCCTCAGAAGGCCCGCAGGCCGCTGCGCGACCTCGGTGTGAAAATGGCCCCGTGCCAGGGGGCTGCTATGGCGCGGCTCTATGGGTGGACGGTCGCGTTCACACGCGTAGATGTCGGCTGCGCGATCGCCGCGCACACCTACGGGTGGGAGAGAGTGGGCGATCCGGCCGGACCCGTTGATTTTTTCACCCGCATGAACTATGCGGCGAACGATGCATCCGCCGTCCGGATGTTCGAGGGGTTTCGCCTGCTCGAAGCGGAGCACGATCCCATCGTTCTGTATTCTCCGCTCGAGAAGGCCGTCATGCCGCCCGACGTGGTGCTCGTCTACGTCAACCCGGCGCAGTTGATGCGCCTGATCCACGGGTGCACGTTCCTGAGCGGCGAACCCATCCAGGGATCTTTTTCGGGCCGGGCGGCTTCTTGCACGGAAGGGGTCATCGGCGCCTGGCTAGACCAGGATGCGAAGGTCGTGGTGCCGGGAAACGGCGACCGTGTGTGGGCCGCCTGCCAGGACCATGAGATGGTGATGGCCATCCATGCCGCGCGCCTGGCGGAGCTGGTAGAAGGGCTTGAGAGGACGCACGAAAAAGGCATCCGGTATCCTGTTCCCGCGTATATGCGGTTTCAGCCCGAGGTCGCCTTTTCGACGCCCCTGGCAGACATATTCAAGGGACGCAAGGAGAGGCCGTGA
- a CDS encoding hypothetical protein (Evidence 5 : Unknown function) — MKNAIKQLWLVVALIAAASSILLFSDREQRVQDGSRRTRTYPALAVMQLTSTPLLDDHITGILYRLKERGFCAPGNRNIRLFNAHGDVSTANAIAREIANGPYELVITSSTVALQTFSKANLTRKKTHVFGAVTDPYGAGVGIEGPEPQQHPPYMAGIGTFQPVRRAIQIAHDMNPALERLGVVWNPGERCSEACLVQARDICRDLGIDLVEAVAANTSEVSEAARSLMTKKPDAVWIGGDTVANASIRLIISLADEAGIPVFTNDPTDAEKGALFGMGADYFTVGRYTADIAADILEGKSPSAFRIENVIPDMLRLNREVLARLGGQWSLAPSVQALLEEQGGGPDARPAGPETGKSYHIGLSYFVPAPIFDMAINGFKDGMRDLGFVEGDNLTLSAQHANGDMSFLNQTTADLLRQRPDVLVVMTTACLSSAIAQTGRDTNIVFGIVSAPLEGGAGKSFDDHLPNVTGIVQLMPAEELFVWARRLFPEAGRIGALFNPSEPNSLKEVDNLKRILDGCRIEFVTVAVNHPSEVPEGMRGLLAKGVDLVFAMGDNTIVNAMPAITKACRAEGIPVIAEDVSLMGTGAVLSCAPGPYDYGREIAALTARVLLGESPAGIPFAPCEKNELALDLAAAREAGVTVPFELLERADRFFHVRSSGEAPATLALVNLVENPALDQAIQGVKTALSEMGLRDGVDFRMRSYCAQGDMSQLPQILDRVRMDKPEVIVTVSSPVLIAAVQKRFECPLVFTVASDPNELGLFKDGRPGNVCGVHDDPPLDQVLEMARRHDPALGAVAIIYDPSQMNALISVKRLRKACEEQRVRILEATASTVSELSMATQAVIDRGARAIVLSADNLVTTGFKAILKVAQAAGVPIYVTDMALIAEGASGGVGDSYFEWGRQSGRLAAKVLAGVSPSRLPVRPTAAHSRVEPVEKTVSGGRTPFKLRLVLYCETYSSEHCRNGLLDGLKKAGLVENRDYTLREFNAQGDMSTLSSIMTAVRADRVDLLMAVSTPTLQAALRQAGPETKIVFTGVGDGVAAGAGKSETDHLPNVTGITTRSPFEGMARIVRESLPGIRRAGTLFTPAEVNSVFYKDALAEALEKEGIELVSVPVTSSAEVAQGAVDLCGKDIQALVQIPDNLTRPGFALIARKAGERDLPVFVFDTDQMKEGGVVALARDYYDAGLEAAEIAVRILRGEDPKDIPFSNTRSEKLVVNSDLVRRFGLHLSAETMQKAALYPASD, encoded by the coding sequence ATGAAAAACGCGATCAAACAACTGTGGCTCGTCGTTGCCCTCATTGCTGCGGCTTCCTCGATCCTGCTGTTCTCAGACCGTGAACAGCGCGTGCAGGATGGGAGCCGCCGGACGCGCACCTACCCCGCGCTCGCGGTCATGCAGCTCACTTCGACGCCTCTCCTGGACGACCACATCACCGGGATCCTCTACCGGCTGAAGGAGCGGGGCTTCTGCGCGCCCGGCAACCGGAACATCCGTCTCTTCAATGCGCATGGGGATGTCAGCACAGCCAACGCCATCGCCCGGGAAATCGCCAACGGACCCTATGAACTCGTCATCACCTCGAGCACCGTCGCTCTGCAGACCTTTTCCAAGGCCAATCTCACGCGGAAGAAGACCCACGTGTTCGGTGCCGTCACCGACCCTTACGGCGCCGGTGTCGGCATCGAGGGTCCGGAGCCGCAGCAGCACCCGCCCTACATGGCGGGCATCGGCACGTTCCAGCCCGTCCGGCGCGCCATTCAGATCGCGCATGACATGAACCCGGCTCTAGAACGCCTCGGAGTGGTCTGGAACCCGGGCGAACGGTGCTCGGAGGCCTGCCTCGTCCAGGCCCGCGACATCTGCCGCGACCTGGGGATCGATCTCGTCGAAGCGGTTGCCGCCAACACCTCCGAGGTCTCCGAGGCCGCCCGCTCATTGATGACCAAGAAGCCGGACGCCGTCTGGATCGGGGGGGACACCGTGGCCAACGCATCCATCCGGCTCATCATCAGCCTCGCCGACGAGGCCGGCATCCCCGTCTTCACCAATGATCCGACCGACGCCGAAAAGGGTGCGCTGTTCGGGATGGGGGCCGACTACTTCACCGTCGGCCGCTACACGGCCGACATCGCGGCGGACATCCTCGAAGGAAAAAGCCCGTCGGCCTTCCGTATCGAGAATGTCATTCCGGACATGCTTCGCCTCAATCGGGAGGTCCTGGCAAGACTGGGCGGACAGTGGTCCCTCGCGCCCTCCGTTCAAGCACTCCTGGAAGAGCAGGGCGGAGGCCCCGACGCAAGACCCGCCGGTCCAGAGACCGGCAAGTCGTATCACATTGGCCTGAGTTATTTCGTTCCCGCCCCCATTTTCGACATGGCCATCAACGGTTTCAAGGACGGCATGCGGGACCTGGGCTTCGTGGAAGGAGACAACCTGACCCTGTCGGCCCAGCACGCCAACGGCGACATGTCTTTCCTGAATCAGACGACGGCCGACCTCCTGCGTCAGCGGCCGGACGTGCTCGTCGTCATGACCACGGCCTGCCTCAGCAGCGCCATCGCCCAGACCGGGAGGGACACGAACATCGTTTTCGGCATCGTCTCCGCGCCGCTCGAAGGCGGCGCGGGAAAAAGCTTCGATGACCACCTGCCCAACGTGACCGGGATCGTTCAGTTGATGCCTGCCGAAGAACTATTCGTGTGGGCGCGCAGGCTGTTTCCGGAGGCCGGACGCATCGGCGCGCTCTTCAACCCCTCGGAGCCCAACTCGCTCAAAGAGGTGGACAACCTCAAGCGGATCCTGGACGGCTGCCGGATTGAATTCGTGACCGTCGCGGTCAACCACCCGAGCGAAGTTCCCGAGGGGATGCGCGGACTCCTGGCGAAAGGCGTCGATCTCGTGTTCGCCATGGGCGACAACACGATCGTAAACGCAATGCCCGCCATCACGAAGGCCTGCCGCGCGGAGGGCATCCCGGTCATCGCCGAGGACGTCTCGCTCATGGGAACGGGGGCCGTCCTGTCCTGTGCGCCCGGCCCCTACGACTACGGCCGGGAGATCGCCGCCCTGACCGCGCGGGTTCTCTTGGGGGAGTCCCCCGCCGGCATCCCCTTCGCCCCGTGCGAAAAGAACGAGCTGGCCCTCGATCTGGCTGCGGCGCGGGAGGCGGGCGTCACCGTCCCGTTCGAACTCCTCGAGCGGGCCGACCGGTTTTTCCATGTCCGTTCGAGCGGAGAGGCCCCGGCGACGCTCGCTCTGGTCAACCTCGTGGAGAACCCCGCCCTCGACCAGGCCATCCAGGGTGTCAAAACCGCCTTGTCCGAGATGGGTCTGCGCGACGGGGTCGACTTCCGGATGAGGTCCTACTGCGCGCAAGGCGACATGTCTCAGCTGCCGCAGATCCTGGACAGGGTGCGGATGGACAAACCCGAGGTGATCGTCACCGTTTCTTCCCCTGTCCTCATCGCTGCCGTTCAGAAGCGTTTCGAGTGCCCCCTCGTTTTCACGGTTGCGAGCGACCCGAACGAACTCGGCCTCTTCAAGGACGGCCGTCCCGGCAACGTGTGTGGCGTCCACGACGATCCCCCGCTGGATCAGGTGCTCGAGATGGCGAGACGGCACGATCCGGCCCTCGGCGCCGTAGCGATCATTTACGACCCGTCCCAGATGAACGCCCTGATCTCCGTGAAGCGGCTCAGGAAGGCCTGCGAGGAGCAGCGCGTCCGCATTCTCGAGGCCACGGCGTCCACCGTCTCCGAACTGTCGATGGCCACGCAGGCGGTCATCGACCGCGGCGCCCGGGCGATCGTCCTTTCGGCGGACAATCTGGTCACGACGGGGTTCAAGGCGATCCTGAAGGTGGCCCAGGCCGCCGGCGTCCCGATCTACGTCACCGATATGGCGCTGATCGCTGAAGGGGCGAGCGGCGGTGTAGGGGACAGTTATTTCGAGTGGGGGCGGCAGTCCGGTCGCCTGGCTGCGAAGGTCCTGGCCGGTGTGTCTCCCTCCCGGCTGCCGGTTCGGCCCACCGCGGCCCACTCGCGCGTCGAGCCGGTGGAAAAGACCGTCTCCGGAGGCAGGACGCCCTTCAAGCTCCGCCTCGTCCTCTACTGCGAGACGTACTCGTCGGAGCACTGCCGCAACGGGCTCCTCGACGGGCTCAAGAAGGCCGGCCTCGTCGAAAACCGGGACTATACGCTGCGCGAGTTCAACGCCCAGGGGGATATGTCGACCCTTTCGAGCATCATGACGGCCGTCAGGGCGGACCGCGTCGACCTGCTCATGGCGGTGTCGACGCCGACCCTGCAGGCGGCGCTGCGCCAGGCCGGTCCTGAGACGAAGATCGTTTTTACGGGGGTGGGGGACGGGGTCGCCGCCGGGGCGGGGAAGAGCGAGACGGATCACCTGCCGAACGTGACCGGCATCACCACCCGTTCTCCCTTCGAGGGGATGGCCCGGATCGTCAGGGAGAGTCTGCCGGGGATCCGGCGGGCGGGGACGCTTTTCACCCCTGCCGAGGTCAACAGCGTATTCTACAAGGACGCGCTGGCCGAGGCCCTCGAAAAGGAGGGCATCGAACTGGTCTCCGTCCCGGTGACGAGCAGCGCCGAAGTGGCGCAGGGGGCCGTCGATCTGTGCGGCAAGGACATTCAGGCCCTGGTGCAGATCCCGGACAACCTGACCCGGCCCGGTTTCGCTCTGATCGCCCGCAAGGCCGGTGAAAGGGACCTGCCCGTCTTCGTGTTCGACACCGACCAGATGAAAGAGGGGGGTGTGGTGGCCCTTGCCCGGGATTATTACGACGCCGGGCTGGAGGCGGCCGAGATCGCCGTGCGCATCCTGCGCGGCGAAGATCCGAAAGACATCCCCTTCAGCAACACCCGTTCGGAGAAGCTGGTCGTCAATTCCGACCTGGTCCGTCGGTTCGGGCTCCATCTGAGCGCGGAAACAATGCAGAAGGCCGCTCTTTACCCCGCGTCCGATTGA
- a CDS encoding putative Anti-sigma factor antagonist (Evidence 3 : Putative function from multiple computational evidences) encodes MNLRHETRGKYLLVTAEGKLDASWADFFTDTLLGHIRNGCHHMVVDASGLAFLSSAGIRSLLQIYKALNTVQGSFRIVHPGDFVGQVLRTAGFQVLLADGPPEDMPPSETASPTEAAEDAVLQEFTLEEGASLTLFRTAGWRPWRRVEAADCKRVVFPGDVCALGIGSSAADFESARGQFGEFVAAAGNVVYQPPDEQGHPDYLISEGDYVPEMHCIQCLGFSGAMGRLIRFAPSEKTPFCTVSALMGHILARTRGRAAGFVAIGEVEGLVGAALIRSPGELDVEREIAFPEIREWISFCGERSHAHQLALLAGIVCRQEGARGGGLLAPLPSNPDAAIHVHAAVFPYQPLQNGRIALEPTVRKCFSGPPPLAVMHLVDDARPAVGLGESALIRGACWFGPLENPEVLS; translated from the coding sequence ATGAATCTGCGGCATGAAACACGGGGGAAATACCTGCTCGTCACGGCCGAGGGGAAGCTCGACGCATCCTGGGCGGACTTTTTCACCGACACCCTGCTCGGACACATCCGGAACGGCTGCCACCACATGGTCGTGGACGCCTCGGGGCTCGCGTTCCTGAGCTCGGCCGGCATCCGGTCCCTGCTTCAGATCTACAAGGCGTTGAACACCGTCCAGGGCAGCTTCCGGATCGTCCACCCCGGCGACTTCGTCGGGCAGGTCCTGCGAACGGCCGGGTTTCAGGTTCTCCTCGCGGACGGTCCGCCGGAGGACATGCCGCCTTCGGAAACGGCAAGCCCGACCGAAGCGGCGGAAGATGCAGTCCTCCAGGAGTTCACGCTGGAAGAGGGCGCCTCCCTGACGCTCTTCCGGACGGCGGGCTGGCGTCCCTGGCGGCGGGTGGAGGCGGCGGACTGCAAGAGAGTCGTCTTCCCAGGAGATGTCTGCGCGCTCGGGATCGGGAGTTCGGCCGCGGATTTCGAGTCGGCCCGAGGCCAGTTCGGGGAGTTCGTGGCGGCCGCCGGAAACGTCGTATACCAGCCTCCGGATGAACAGGGGCACCCGGATTATCTCATTTCGGAAGGGGATTACGTCCCTGAGATGCATTGCATCCAATGCCTCGGCTTCAGCGGTGCGATGGGGCGGCTCATCCGCTTTGCGCCTTCTGAAAAGACTCCTTTCTGCACGGTTTCGGCCCTTATGGGGCACATCCTGGCCCGCACGCGCGGGCGGGCGGCGGGCTTCGTCGCCATCGGGGAGGTCGAGGGCCTGGTGGGCGCGGCCCTCATCCGGTCCCCTGGAGAGCTCGACGTGGAGCGGGAGATCGCCTTTCCCGAGATCCGCGAGTGGATCAGCTTCTGCGGCGAGCGGTCGCACGCGCACCAGTTGGCGCTCCTGGCAGGCATCGTCTGCAGGCAGGAGGGGGCTCGCGGCGGGGGTCTGCTGGCGCCTTTGCCCTCGAATCCGGATGCCGCCATCCACGTCCACGCGGCGGTCTTCCCCTATCAGCCGCTGCAAAACGGCCGGATCGCCCTCGAGCCGACGGTCCGGAAATGCTTCAGCGGCCCGCCTCCCCTCGCGGTGATGCACCTCGTCGATGACGCGCGCCCGGCGGTCGGTCTGGGGGAAAGCGCCCTCATCCGCGGGGCCTGCTGGTTTGGACCTCTCGAAAACCCGGAGGTGTTGTCATGA